From a region of the Panicum virgatum strain AP13 chromosome 2K, P.virgatum_v5, whole genome shotgun sequence genome:
- the LOC120669853 gene encoding receptor kinase-like protein Xa21 isoform X1: MELLVPFLLFAILTLPLCCLPSGSQAASNASIDHLALLSFKALITDDPSGALSSWGRASNVSYCQWHGVTCGAQGWRGRVTALGLPGLNLSGIISPAIANLTFVTSLDLSYNNLDGEIPPSLSRCSNLRNLSLGFNNLQGKIPEELGSLADLQSLSLLYNNLTGSFPADSFQNLQKLEYLSLARNKLSGAIPDSLGNLTSLTYLLLNNNSFTGTIPPSLSALSSLTKLGLGWNNLTGSLPPSLANLSNLLWLDIGYNYLTGVIPISLGNLYSLTLLEISENLLTGPIPPQLGNLQNLTYLSLEFNNLTGHIPDSLFNLSSLQLFSLQSNNLQGSLPEEMGSRFPQLEYLHLSINEFHGSIPSSLCNSTNLRDLLLDYNLLSGTIPPCLGQLYGLFRLGLGVNQLEARGPIDWKFLTALANCTILSYLGLSGNNLGGILTSSIANLSKTLQILYIDYNAIEGTIPQGIGNLVGLTQIAMGGNLLRGTLPVSLGKLNKLQDIEFEQNKLEGAIPSSLGNLTQLYQLRLADNLLTGNIPSSLANCPLNWLDLQGNKLTGSVPTVIFQMPTLSAFLDLQNNMLSGPLPLEVGSLINLQRLDISNNRIFGEIPKSLGECSLLAYLNLSMNMLEGSIPPSLSNLRGLQMLDLSYNNLSGNIPEFLGNLSGVYLNLSFNDLDGAVPELGIFQNLSAFSIAGNSRLCGGNLELRLPPCSNKDSQKYRSQKLKLIIAPIAAILCCIILFCLLSLWLLRCRSLRKPQTSVTLMDEYPRISYGELARGTEGFSRTNLIGVGSFGSVYKGFIHYNGKATTVAIKVINLQQHGASQSFIAECQALGHVRHRNLVKILTVCSGLDSAGNDFKALIYEFIPNGNLDEWLHNPSRNDGTETTLNINQRLGIAIDVASALDYLHNHKPTPIVHCDLKPSNVLLDYDLVAHVADFGLARFLSDDANSSQNSTSMRALRGTIGYIAPEYGIGNEVSTHGDIFSYGILLLELFTAKRPTDVAFKEGFGLHQYVEMALPHNTTEIIDQNMFLTEHGEDKSDITIKEDIDINCITSVFRVGIQCSREEPTERMQIADALRELHRIREKMQQS; the protein is encoded by the exons ATGGAGCTTCTAGTTCCCTTTCTGCTGTTCGCCATCCTCACCCTTCCACTTTGCTGCTTACCTTCTGGTTCCCAGGCAGCAAGCAATGCTAGCATCGACCACCTCGCACTCCTGTCCTTCAAGGCGCTCATAACAGATGATCCCTCGGGAGCACTGAGTTCATGGGGGAGAGCATCGAACGTCAGTTACTGCCAGTGGCATGGTGTGACATGCGGTGCTCAAGGGTGGCGCGGGCGCGTCACAGCACTTGGTCTTCCTGGGCTCAACCTCTCCGGTATCATCTCCCCTGCAATAGCAAATCTTACATTCGTGACGAGTCTTGATCTGAGCTACAACAATCTGGATGGCGAGATCCCTCCATCCCTATCACGTTGCTCGAATCTTCGCAACCTCAGCCTTGGCTTCAACAACCTTCAAG GGAAAATTCCTGAAGAACTCGGAAGCCTTGCAGATCTACAATCACTAAGCCTACTGTATAATAATCTAACaggcagcttccctgctgattCTTTTCAGAACCTTCAGAAGCTAGAATACCTATCGTTGGCCAGGAACAAGCTTTCAGGGGCCATTCCAGATTCCCTAGGAAACCTCACTTCACTAACTTATCTTCTTCTGAATAACAACAGCTTTACTGGTACAATCCCACCATCACTAAGTGCACTCTCTTCTCTAACAAAGCTTGGCTTGGGGTGGAACAATCTTACTGGAAGCCTACCTCCATCACTAGCAAACCTTTCTAATCTCTTATGGCTCGATATTGGATACAACTACCTTACTGGTGTAATACCTATATCGTTAGGGAACCTGTACTCTCTTACATTGCTCGAAATCAGTGAAAATCTACTTACAGGCCCTATACCACCCCAGCTTGGGAACCTTCAAAACCTCACTTATCTGTCTTTAGAGTTTAATAATCTCACTGGGCACATTCCTGATTCCCTATTCAACCTCTCCTCACTCCAACTCTTCTCGCTTCAGTCAAATAACCTACAAGGATCATTGCCTGAAGAAATGGGCAGTAGATTTCCCCAACTGGAATATCTACACCTCAGTATCAATGAATTTCATGGGTCCATCCCATCATCTTTATGTAACTCAACAAACCTCAGGGACCTATTACTAGACTATAACCTGTTATCTGGAACGATTCCACCATGTTTAGGACAGCTGTATGGTCTATTTAGGTTGGGACTAGGTGTCAACCAACTTGAGGCAAGAGGCCCTATTGATTGGAAGTTTCTCACGGCTCTAGCAAATTGTACCATTTTAAGCTATCTGGGATTATCAGGAAACAATTTAGGAGGAATCTTGACAAGTTCCATAGCTAATCTTTCTAAAACTTTGCAAATTCTCTATATAGACTACAATGCAATAGAGGGAACCATACCTCAAGGAATTGGGAACCTTGTTGGCCTAACACAGATTGCAATGGGTGGAAATCTCCTCCGCGGTACACTTCCAGTTTCTCTTGGCAAACTAAACAAGTTGCAAGACATAGAATTTGAACAAAACAAACTTGAAGGGGCAATCCCATCATCACTTGGAAACCTCACGCAGTTGTACCAACTTCGTTTGGCAGATAATCTACTCACTGGAAACATACCATCCAGTCTTGCTAACTGCCCACTTAACTGGTTGGATCTTCAGGGGAACAAGTTAACTGGTTCTGTACCAACAGTAATTTTTCAGATGCCTACCCTTTCTGCCTTTTTGGACTTGCAAAACAACATGCTGTCAGGGCCATTGCCTTTAGAAGTGGGTAGTTTGATAAATCTGCAGCGGCTTGACATATCCAACAACAGAATTTTCGGTGAGATTCCAAAATCACTTGGTGAGTGTTCGCTCTTGGCGTACCTCAACTTGAGTATGAATATGTTAGAGGGGTCCATTCCACCCTCACTAAGCAACCTAAGAGGCCTTCAGATGCTTGACCtttcatacaacaacttgtCGGGAAACATTCCAGAATTCCTTGGAAACCTCTCTGGAGTTTACCTAAATTTGTCCTTCAATGATCTTGATGGTGCAGTACCAGAACTAGGTATCTTTCAGAATCTTAGTGCATTCTCCATAGCAGGTAATAGTAGATTATGTGGAGGAAACCTGGAACTCAGACTGCCCCCTTGCTCAAACAAGGACTCCCAGAAGTATCGCTCTCAAAAACTCAAGCTCATAATAGCACCCATTGCAGCAATCTTGTGTTGCATTATTTTGTTTTGCTTGCTCTCTTTATGGCTTTTAAGGTGCAGATCATTAAGGAAACCCCAAACTTCAGTTACCTTGATGGATGAATATCCGAGGATTTCTTACGGTGAATTGGCAAGAGGAACAGAGGGGTTTTCTCGTACAAATCTTATTGGAGTGGGGAGCTTTGGATCAGTCTATAAGGGGTTTATACACTATAATGGCAAAGCTACAACTGTTGCAATAAAGGTAATTAACCTTCAGCAGCACGGAGCATCACAGAGTTTTATCGCAGAATGTCAGGCGTTGGGACATGTTCGACACCGAAATCTAGTGAAGATCTTAACTGTTTGCTCAGGCCTTGATTCAGCAGGCAATGATTTCAAAGCTCTAATATATGAGTTCATACCCAATGGGAATCTAGATGAGTGGCTGCATAATCCAAGTAGAAATGATGGTACAGAAACTACATTAAATATCAACCAGAGATTAGGGATTGCTATAGATGTGGCCTCAGCACTTGACTACCTCCACAATCATAAACCAACGCCGATTGTCCATTGTGACCTTAAGCCAAGCAATGTTTTACTAGATTACGATCTGGTTGCTCATGTCGCTGACTTTGGACTGGCAAGGTTTCTATCTGATGACGCCAATTCATCACAAAATTCAACTAGTATGAGAGCACTGAGAGGAACCATAGGATACATTGCTCCAG AGTATGGAATTGGCAATGAAGTTTCTACACATGGGGATATCTTTAGCTATGGGATACTTCTACTGGAATTATTCACTGCAAAAAGACCAACTGATGTTGCATTCAAGGAAGGTTTTGGC